The genomic window TAAGAGCACATATCTGTGTGTCCTTACTACATAAACACTAATTTTTTAGCACGAATAACTAATTTAATTGACACCTAAGACTTGGTTTGCTGTGTCTGTGCGTCGATAATTACACTCCAGTCATCGTTTTCCACAGCAGCTTCAAGTTGACGCTGACGTTCGGCTATACTCGCATCTATTGTTTCTGACTCTTTAGAGAGGGTTGTGTCAGCCATTGCTTTCCGCAGTTTTAGCTTTTTCTCCTCGTAGACTTGACGTTCCGCCTCTGACATTACCGCCTTTGCAGCTTCCCCTACCGTGCTAGCCCACATTTCGCGATCAGTTGCATTACCAGACGGTGTGCTTTCGAGTTCTGCTATCCACGCATCTCGCAAATCTTCCATTTCTTGACGCTTGGGGAACTTGAATGCTTGCACGCGCACAAAA from Nostoc sp. UHCC 0926 includes these protein-coding regions:
- a CDS encoding GIY-YIG nuclease family protein, yielding METQHNPPIEHQNVPINHRGLHDFLYSSDDEHTAIEVSITPELANNGTEIIDLEVWSAAAQNAKIAGVYAVLDAEHHVQYIGYSRNVLLSLNGHVSQNGEQKCAFVRVQAFKFPKRQEMEDLRDAWIAELESTPSGNATDREMWASTVGEAAKAVMSEAERQVYEEKKLKLRKAMADTTLSKESETIDASIAERQRQLEAAVENDDWSVIIDAQTQQTKS